One window of Gemmatimonas aurantiaca genomic DNA carries:
- a CDS encoding thiolase family protein yields MTEVVIVSAARSAVGRGKADGALAAVHPVDLSSTVMKAAIDRAGIDPAIIEDVQWGCAMPEASQGLNHARLAWLRGGFPVSTAAATINRFCSSGLQSVAYAAQAIIAGQGDAVMAGGIEMMSQVPMSGYNARLSPDITESYIGMGFTAERVAKRWEISREQQDQFAYDSQRKAAAALASGVFAPEIVPITIPRYTWNGAEKTVTDVVFDVDECPRADTTLEGLAKLRPAFVPTGSVTAGNASPYSDGAAAVLVMSADRARALGLTPLARFVSFAVAGVDPDIMGVGPIKAVPKALARAGLTLADLKLIEFNEAFAAQALAVIKELDMPTDIINVNGGAIALGHPLGATGAKLTTQLVHELHRRGGGYGMVTMCIGGGMGAAGVFEVY; encoded by the coding sequence ATGACCGAGGTCGTGATCGTCAGCGCTGCCCGCAGCGCCGTGGGCCGGGGCAAGGCCGATGGGGCACTGGCGGCAGTACATCCGGTGGATCTGTCGTCGACGGTGATGAAAGCCGCCATCGACCGGGCGGGGATCGATCCCGCCATCATCGAGGACGTGCAGTGGGGTTGTGCGATGCCCGAGGCATCGCAGGGCCTCAATCACGCGCGTCTGGCGTGGTTGCGGGGCGGGTTTCCGGTAAGCACCGCGGCCGCCACCATCAATCGTTTCTGTTCATCGGGACTGCAGTCGGTGGCCTATGCGGCCCAGGCCATCATCGCGGGTCAGGGCGACGCGGTGATGGCGGGTGGCATCGAGATGATGTCGCAGGTGCCGATGTCGGGATACAATGCGCGGCTCTCGCCCGATATCACCGAGTCGTACATCGGCATGGGCTTCACCGCCGAACGGGTGGCCAAGCGCTGGGAGATCTCCCGCGAACAACAGGATCAGTTCGCGTACGACAGTCAGCGCAAAGCGGCGGCCGCACTGGCCTCGGGTGTCTTCGCGCCGGAGATCGTGCCCATCACCATACCACGCTACACGTGGAACGGCGCCGAGAAGACGGTGACGGACGTGGTGTTCGACGTGGACGAATGTCCGCGGGCCGACACCACGCTCGAAGGGCTGGCCAAACTGCGACCGGCGTTCGTGCCCACGGGTTCCGTCACGGCCGGCAATGCGAGCCCCTACTCCGATGGTGCGGCGGCCGTGCTGGTGATGAGTGCCGATCGTGCACGTGCGCTTGGTCTGACTCCACTGGCCCGCTTCGTGAGTTTCGCCGTGGCCGGTGTCGACCCCGACATCATGGGTGTGGGTCCCATCAAAGCGGTGCCCAAGGCGCTCGCCCGCGCGGGGCTCACGCTGGCCGATCTCAAACTGATCGAGTTCAACGAAGCCTTCGCCGCGCAGGCGCTGGCCGTGATCAAGGAGCTCGACATGCCCACCGACATCATCAACGTGAACGGCGGCGCGATCGCACTGGGCCACCCGCTCGGTGCCACCGGCGCCAAGCTCACCACGCAGCTCGTGCACGAACTGCACCGCCGTGGCGGTGGCTACGGCATGGTCACCATGTGCATCGGCGGAGGAATGGGAGCGGCGGGAGTCTTCGAGGTCTATTGA
- a CDS encoding SDR family oxidoreductase, which yields MTLSHEPLPAPDADVAARLRLDGKVAIVTGGTRGIGLAIATSLARAGARVMISSRKTEHVEHVVRSLQAEGRDVAGLAANMGKAADAHELAARTVERFDGIDIIVNNAATNPVFGPLQQTSEEVFEKIFAVNVKGPLELCRTAHTVMVDRGGGAVLNISSIGGITPEPGLGLYSMSKAALISMTKVMAQEWGADGIRANVICPGLIRTRFSQALWQDDEMATQLLGRQPIRRIGEPQDVAGLALFLVSDAAAYCTGGVYMVDGGYLA from the coding sequence ATGACGCTGTCGCACGAACCGTTGCCTGCACCTGACGCCGATGTTGCGGCGCGGCTCCGTCTCGATGGCAAGGTGGCCATCGTGACGGGTGGTACCCGCGGTATCGGACTGGCGATTGCCACGTCGCTGGCGCGCGCCGGTGCGCGGGTGATGATCTCCAGTCGCAAGACGGAGCATGTCGAGCACGTGGTGCGCAGTCTGCAGGCCGAGGGACGCGACGTGGCGGGGCTGGCCGCCAACATGGGCAAGGCCGCAGATGCGCATGAACTCGCGGCGCGCACCGTGGAGCGTTTCGACGGCATCGACATCATCGTGAACAACGCGGCCACGAATCCGGTGTTCGGACCGTTGCAGCAGACGAGTGAGGAGGTGTTCGAGAAGATCTTTGCGGTCAACGTGAAAGGCCCGCTCGAACTATGCCGCACCGCGCACACGGTGATGGTGGACCGGGGCGGCGGAGCGGTGCTCAATATCTCGAGCATCGGGGGCATCACGCCCGAGCCGGGCCTCGGGTTGTACAGCATGAGCAAGGCAGCGCTCATCTCCATGACCAAGGTGATGGCGCAGGAGTGGGGAGCCGACGGCATTCGCGCCAACGTGATCTGCCCCGGTCTCATCCGGACGCGTTTCTCGCAGGCGCTCTGGCAGGACGACGAGATGGCCACGCAACTGCTCGGACGTCAGCCCATCCGTCGCATCGGGGAACCCCAGGACGTGGCGGGGCTGGCCCTGTTCCTCGTGTCGGACGCCGCGGCGTATTGCACGGGAGGGGTGTACATGGTGGATGGAGGGTACCTGGCGTGA
- a CDS encoding 5'-nucleotidase C-terminal domain-containing protein → MPWLRHARVSRWALLAAFPVTVAVACRSGGAGGGGAGGMEAIPTRPARGAAAGQEVADAGVANGPAVVRMLLANDVYVTDTLRDGTGGLARVAALRDSIEQATRSRVLFVLAGDVLSPSVLSKWYGGAQMVDGFNAARLDLAALGNHEFDGSRANLLARLGESRFRWVSGNCTEANGTPFPGVRGWDTVRVSGVKVGIFSTNIVLEYPSYVRCRNADSATTVLVDTLQQQGADLVVGLTHRLMYQDSLTLRNEPRIHAILGGHDHDGRRLAQNGRVIVKAVSNVRTVYLVTFTRSATGWSIQDQEIRIGPGMRDDPATQASVVRWRDTLNRRIGPDRVLGIAPEPINAIDSISKRESRFGNMIVDAMRAGTGADVAMINSGALRFDDIMPAGPITRHMIEGVFLFADETRAITFPLTGARLRELIETGIRLGALGGGPYPQVSGVRFRFDARQPSGARVIGPITRDDGRVIRPADTLRVTFVTYPACRSGDGYRIPEAAAACAAYEQTPASIPRTADLVMQHLERMNGRIVMPPIERVVRLDR, encoded by the coding sequence ATGCCGTGGTTGCGACACGCCAGGGTCTCGCGATGGGCGCTGCTGGCCGCGTTCCCGGTGACCGTGGCTGTCGCGTGCCGCAGTGGCGGTGCGGGCGGTGGTGGGGCGGGTGGTATGGAGGCCATACCGACGAGGCCCGCGCGAGGTGCGGCGGCGGGCCAGGAAGTCGCTGACGCGGGTGTGGCGAACGGGCCCGCCGTGGTGCGCATGCTGCTCGCCAACGATGTGTACGTCACCGACACGTTGCGCGATGGCACGGGCGGCCTCGCCCGCGTGGCGGCGCTTCGCGATTCCATCGAACAGGCGACCCGATCCCGGGTGCTGTTCGTGCTGGCCGGCGATGTGCTCTCGCCCAGTGTGCTCAGCAAGTGGTACGGTGGCGCCCAGATGGTGGACGGCTTCAATGCCGCGCGTCTCGATCTGGCGGCGCTGGGCAATCACGAGTTCGATGGATCGCGGGCCAATCTGCTGGCACGACTCGGTGAATCGCGATTCCGGTGGGTGTCCGGTAACTGCACCGAGGCGAACGGCACACCGTTTCCCGGCGTGCGCGGTTGGGACACGGTGCGGGTCTCGGGCGTGAAGGTCGGGATCTTCAGCACGAACATCGTGCTCGAGTATCCGAGTTATGTCCGTTGCCGGAATGCCGATTCGGCGACGACGGTGCTGGTGGACACGTTGCAGCAGCAGGGTGCCGATCTCGTGGTGGGACTCACGCACCGCCTGATGTATCAGGATTCGCTTACGCTGCGCAACGAGCCGCGCATTCATGCCATTCTGGGCGGGCACGATCACGATGGCCGGCGTCTGGCGCAGAACGGACGTGTGATCGTGAAGGCGGTGTCGAACGTGCGTACGGTGTATCTGGTGACGTTCACGCGTTCGGCGACCGGCTGGAGCATACAGGACCAGGAGATCCGCATCGGACCCGGCATGCGTGACGATCCGGCCACACAGGCCTCGGTCGTGCGTTGGCGGGACACATTGAATCGCCGGATCGGTCCCGACCGCGTGCTGGGCATCGCACCGGAGCCGATCAATGCGATCGACTCCATCTCGAAGCGGGAGAGCCGTTTCGGCAACATGATCGTGGACGCCATGCGCGCCGGCACCGGGGCCGATGTCGCCATGATCAACTCCGGTGCTCTGCGGTTCGACGACATCATGCCGGCCGGTCCGATCACGCGCCACATGATCGAAGGCGTGTTCCTGTTCGCCGACGAAACGCGGGCCATCACGTTCCCGCTCACCGGTGCGCGGCTCCGCGAACTGATCGAAACGGGGATCCGTCTGGGGGCACTCGGTGGCGGACCCTATCCGCAGGTGAGTGGCGTACGCTTTCGTTTCGACGCACGACAGCCGAGTGGGGCGCGGGTGATCGGGCCGATCACGCGGGACGATGGACGGGTCATCCGGCCCGCCGATACGCTGCGGGTGACGTTCGTGACGTATCCGGCGTGCCGGAGCGGCGATGGCTATCGTATCCCGGAAGCCGCCGCGGCGTGTGCGGCGTACGAGCAGACTCCCGCGAGCATCCCGCGGACGGCCGATCTCGTGATGCAGCATCTCGAGCGCATGAACGGCCGGATCGTGATGCCGCCGATCGAGCGGGTGGTGCGTCTCGATCGGTAG
- a CDS encoding universal stress protein, whose product MYRSILVPYDGSAPSARTLPLAAAIARHTGASVRVAIVHDPSTYIPFVPGEVAIPVYDQELVATHRRHDQELLDAAVAQFAAAGVNVTGALLEGTIVEALEEHAQQIGVDLTIMGTHGRSGFERLRLGSIATAYLTRATMPVLLVPGAESYTPGELPTGPLLCPLDGSPFAEEILPHARTFAEAIGTRLHLIGVAVPHAIPMAPFGAEALLADGQAIEAETSGRKEYLARIAADCPSGTTWSAISDMSVARAIEDAVKDLQAGAVSMATHGRGGFKRLVLGSVTDEVLRSAEVPVLVFRPQH is encoded by the coding sequence ATGTACCGGTCGATCCTCGTTCCCTACGATGGTTCCGCGCCTTCCGCGCGGACCCTGCCGCTTGCCGCGGCCATTGCGCGCCATACCGGCGCTTCCGTGCGCGTGGCCATCGTGCACGATCCCAGCACCTACATCCCCTTCGTGCCAGGGGAAGTCGCCATTCCGGTGTACGATCAGGAACTCGTGGCCACGCACCGTCGGCACGATCAGGAACTGCTCGACGCGGCGGTCGCCCAGTTTGCTGCGGCGGGTGTGAATGTCACCGGTGCGCTGCTCGAGGGCACCATCGTGGAGGCGCTCGAGGAGCATGCGCAGCAGATCGGCGTCGACCTCACGATCATGGGCACCCATGGCCGGAGCGGCTTCGAACGTCTGCGGCTGGGCAGCATCGCCACGGCCTATCTCACCCGCGCCACCATGCCGGTGCTGCTCGTGCCGGGCGCCGAGTCCTACACACCGGGTGAGCTTCCCACCGGCCCTCTGCTCTGCCCGCTGGACGGTTCGCCGTTCGCCGAGGAGATCCTGCCGCATGCACGCACTTTTGCCGAGGCCATCGGCACGCGACTGCACCTGATCGGTGTGGCCGTGCCCCACGCGATTCCGATGGCGCCGTTCGGCGCCGAGGCTCTGCTGGCCGATGGACAGGCCATCGAAGCCGAGACATCGGGCCGCAAGGAATATCTCGCGCGGATTGCCGCCGACTGCCCGAGCGGGACCACGTGGTCGGCGATCAGCGACATGAGTGTGGCGCGTGCCATCGAGGACGCCGTAAAGGACCTGCAGGCCGGCGCCGTGTCCATGGCGACCCACGGACGCGGGGGGTTCAAGCGCCTCGTCCTGGGTAGTGTCACCGACGAAGTGTTGCGTAGCGCCGAGGTCCCGGTGCTGGTCTTCCGCCCGCAGCACTGA
- a CDS encoding CGNR zinc finger domain-containing protein, with product MAVVLPDARVVAARERPPGSLPPRTRLWLDFVNTDAAGQSPGGDLLRDFEALLTWLQQHAAVDDERAGGILRRAVLQPAAAAATLVDARRVRAALRALAERGEQQARVRDDAVVEINRVLGRSAGTRRIDPRSDGGYTRSFVPTGDAFAGLMIPIVESAAESLVEEELGRVRRCADPRCHRVFLDATKNGLRRWCDMGTCGNRAKAARHRARAAGAM from the coding sequence ATGGCCGTCGTTCTTCCGGACGCGCGGGTGGTGGCGGCACGCGAACGACCTCCCGGTTCGCTGCCGCCGCGTACGCGCCTCTGGCTCGATTTTGTCAACACCGATGCCGCCGGCCAATCGCCGGGCGGGGATCTGTTGCGCGATTTCGAGGCGTTGTTGACGTGGCTGCAGCAGCATGCGGCCGTGGACGACGAACGGGCCGGGGGCATTCTGCGTCGTGCCGTACTGCAGCCGGCCGCCGCCGCCGCCACGCTGGTGGACGCCCGTCGTGTGCGGGCGGCACTGCGGGCGCTGGCGGAACGGGGTGAGCAGCAGGCGCGCGTGCGTGACGATGCCGTGGTGGAGATCAATCGTGTACTCGGACGCAGCGCGGGCACCCGACGCATCGATCCGCGGAGCGATGGGGGCTACACACGGAGCTTCGTGCCCACCGGCGACGCGTTCGCGGGTCTCATGATTCCGATCGTGGAGTCCGCCGCCGAATCGCTGGTGGAGGAGGAACTCGGCCGCGTGCGGCGCTGCGCCGACCCGCGTTGTCATCGGGTGTTCCTCGACGCCACCAAGAACGGATTGCGTCGCTGGTGCGACATGGGAACGTGCGGCAATCGGGCCAAGGCCGCACGTCATCGCGCCCGCGCCGCGGGGGCCATGTGA
- a CDS encoding 4-hydroxy-3-methylbut-2-enyl diphosphate reductase, whose protein sequence is MSNSPSETSVPPVGADAARGTAHAAAPGAGDTPGAQAGSANRYIRKGFGLKAEVQETLAADYTGHLVDLLRERDYVLTAGETTIRLAREFGFCYGVERAVDYAYQTRRKFPERRIFLAGEIIHNPHVNAKLHEMGVVFLAAKGKGFDYAAVQPQDVVILPAFGVTIQDFQTLRELGCVVVDTTCGSVLNVWKRVEAYARDGFTSLIHGKYYHEETRATASQVEKYAGGQYLVVRDMSEAELVMDYLEARAGIEPRRPALSRAAFLERFSKAASDGFDPDVHLERVGVANQTTMLARESLAIGAAVGESMARAYGEAHRAEHFRTFDTICSATQDRQDAVMELLREPIDLMVVVGGYNSSNTISLAALCAERVPTYHIADPDEIDVESNRVHYRRIGPVHHEDSAEPWLPTHGALRVGITAGASTPNNKIEQAVARVFAIRGVDAGTIV, encoded by the coding sequence ATGTCGAATTCCCCGTCAGAAACGTCGGTGCCTCCCGTCGGTGCCGATGCCGCGCGCGGTACGGCGCACGCTGCCGCGCCCGGAGCCGGTGACACGCCCGGTGCCCAGGCCGGCAGCGCCAATCGCTACATCCGCAAAGGGTTCGGACTCAAGGCGGAGGTGCAGGAGACGCTCGCGGCCGATTACACCGGCCATCTCGTGGATCTGCTGCGGGAACGCGACTATGTGCTCACGGCCGGGGAGACCACGATCCGGTTGGCGCGGGAATTCGGGTTCTGTTACGGAGTGGAGCGGGCCGTCGATTATGCGTACCAGACCCGACGGAAATTCCCGGAACGCCGCATCTTCCTCGCTGGCGAGATCATCCACAATCCGCACGTCAACGCCAAGCTGCACGAGATGGGCGTGGTGTTTCTCGCGGCCAAGGGCAAGGGGTTCGACTATGCAGCCGTTCAGCCGCAGGACGTGGTGATCCTGCCGGCGTTCGGGGTCACCATCCAGGACTTCCAGACGTTGCGGGAGCTCGGCTGTGTGGTGGTGGACACCACCTGTGGTTCGGTGCTCAATGTGTGGAAGCGTGTGGAGGCGTATGCCCGCGACGGGTTCACCTCGCTGATCCATGGCAAGTACTACCACGAGGAGACACGGGCCACGGCGTCGCAGGTGGAGAAGTACGCCGGCGGTCAGTACCTGGTGGTGCGGGACATGAGTGAAGCCGAGCTGGTCATGGACTATCTCGAAGCGCGCGCCGGTATCGAACCGCGCCGGCCGGCGTTGTCCCGGGCCGCGTTTCTCGAACGCTTCTCGAAGGCGGCGAGCGACGGATTCGATCCCGATGTGCATCTCGAACGGGTGGGTGTGGCCAACCAGACCACCATGCTGGCGCGCGAATCGCTGGCCATCGGCGCCGCGGTGGGCGAATCGATGGCCCGCGCCTATGGCGAAGCTCATCGCGCGGAGCACTTCCGGACGTTCGATACGATCTGCAGTGCCACGCAGGACCGGCAGGACGCGGTGATGGAACTGTTGCGCGAGCCGATCGATCTCATGGTGGTGGTGGGCGGCTACAACTCGAGCAACACGATCTCGCTGGCGGCGTTGTGCGCCGAGCGGGTGCCGACGTATCACATCGCCGATCCCGATGAGATCGACGTGGAGAGCAACCGCGTGCACTATCGGCGCATCGGGCCGGTGCACCACGAGGATTCGGCTGAACCCTGGTTGCCGACGCACGGCGCGCTGCGTGTGGGGATCACCGCGGGCGCGAGCACGCCGAACAACAAGATCGAACAGGCCGTGGCGCGGGTGTTTGCCATTCGGGGCGTGGACGCCGGGACGATCGTCTAA
- the yjjX gene encoding inosine/xanthosine triphosphatase: MSDLFRRVVVGSTNPVKIAAVRAIVSQLTPDAEVVGVAVPSGVPDQPFGDEETQEGARQRARLALVDGAGTLGVGLEGGIVVMADGRMRTCAWAVVVDGENREGLGGSMSMPLPEVVAMRIRAGEELGHAMDAVAQEVGTKQGRGAVGILTAGLVDRQRAYEPMVAYALAPWLTPALFDAVP; the protein is encoded by the coding sequence GTGTCCGATCTCTTTCGTCGTGTCGTGGTAGGGTCCACCAATCCGGTCAAGATCGCGGCGGTGCGGGCCATCGTCTCGCAACTGACCCCCGATGCCGAGGTGGTGGGAGTTGCCGTGCCGAGTGGGGTGCCTGATCAGCCCTTCGGCGACGAGGAAACGCAGGAAGGGGCGCGGCAACGTGCCCGGCTGGCGCTGGTGGACGGCGCGGGCACGCTGGGTGTCGGCCTGGAAGGGGGCATCGTGGTGATGGCCGACGGCCGCATGCGCACGTGTGCCTGGGCGGTGGTCGTGGATGGAGAAAACCGCGAAGGCCTGGGCGGTTCGATGTCGATGCCACTGCCCGAGGTGGTGGCGATGCGCATCCGCGCCGGTGAGGAACTCGGGCACGCGATGGATGCGGTGGCCCAGGAGGTCGGGACCAAACAAGGCCGCGGTGCCGTGGGCATCCTCACCGCGGGGCTGGTCGACCGTCAGCGCGCCTACGAACCAATGGTGGCGTACGCGCTGGCGCCCTGGTTGACGCCAGCACTGTTCGACGCCGTCCCCTGA
- a CDS encoding 3-hydroxyacyl-CoA dehydrogenase NAD-binding domain-containing protein codes for MRVTTVGVVGAGAMGSGIAALAASAGCRVVLLDIPGDADPKSPNRSAPARNGLQKAIKSKPASFMDAAAATRVRTGNTEDHLAWLADCDWICEAIIEQPEPKQQLFARIEPLMKPTAIVSSNTSGIPMTVLLEGRGEKFRRRFLGTHFFNPPRYMHLLEIIPTPDTDPAVIGAMREFAERTLGKGIVIAKDVPGFIANRLGVYGMVSAMRRMQEHGLTIDEVDGLTGSLIGRARTATFRTGDLSGLDVLAHVTTGIGSATGEDFALPGWMLTELVGKGKLGDKTGGGFYQKTKDGTLTFDWKTAQYVPQQRLEGGDIGQAIRMPIAQRLPAAKALPGAQGAFLRDHLVDTAHYTLTLASQLAHDLVAIDRAMEWGYGWEAGPFQIMDALGLDWLREEFRAHGLDMPALLEQAQGAFYKNGEYLTFEGTYEPVPPIPGRISLAALAQSGRVLEDNGLSRLIDLGDGVACFEFRSKMNSLGSGVLEGLEKALRKIEKLGFNGLVIGNEDPRAFSVGADLSLVSFAISAGAWDDIAVSCKAFQDAVMSIRRAPFPVVVAPAGMTLGGGTEFTLHADAVQAHAETYMGLVEAGVGLIPGGGGTKELLVRFTGELQQYEEVDLFAAVKKAFKLIAFATTSTSAPDARALGFLNARDRISMNRDHQIADAKRRVLDLAPGYLPPIERTVRALGREGLGNLEYALWAAREAGQASAHDVRVGRAAAYVLCGGDGAARDVTEQDLLDLEREQFLSLLGTRETQERIAYTLKTGKPLRN; via the coding sequence ATGCGTGTGACGACTGTCGGCGTGGTGGGCGCCGGCGCCATGGGCAGCGGCATCGCCGCGCTCGCGGCGTCCGCGGGCTGCCGTGTCGTGTTGCTGGATATTCCGGGCGACGCCGATCCGAAGTCCCCCAATCGCAGTGCCCCGGCGCGCAATGGGCTGCAGAAGGCCATCAAGAGCAAACCGGCGTCGTTCATGGACGCCGCGGCCGCGACCCGTGTGCGCACCGGCAACACCGAGGATCATCTCGCGTGGCTCGCCGACTGCGACTGGATCTGCGAGGCCATCATCGAGCAGCCCGAACCCAAGCAGCAGTTGTTCGCGCGCATCGAGCCGCTCATGAAACCCACGGCCATCGTCTCCTCGAACACCTCGGGGATTCCGATGACCGTGCTGCTCGAAGGTCGTGGGGAGAAGTTCAGGCGCCGGTTCCTCGGCACGCACTTCTTCAATCCGCCACGCTACATGCATCTGCTGGAGATCATTCCCACACCGGACACCGATCCGGCGGTGATCGGTGCGATGCGGGAGTTCGCGGAACGCACGCTGGGCAAGGGCATCGTCATCGCGAAGGACGTGCCCGGCTTCATCGCCAACCGCTTGGGCGTATACGGCATGGTGAGTGCGATGCGCCGCATGCAGGAGCACGGGCTCACGATCGACGAAGTGGACGGTCTCACGGGTTCACTCATCGGACGGGCCCGCACGGCCACCTTCCGTACCGGCGATCTCTCCGGACTCGATGTGCTGGCGCACGTCACCACGGGCATCGGGTCGGCCACGGGCGAAGACTTCGCCTTGCCCGGGTGGATGCTCACCGAACTCGTGGGCAAGGGGAAACTGGGCGACAAGACCGGCGGCGGTTTCTATCAGAAAACGAAGGACGGCACGCTCACCTTCGACTGGAAGACCGCGCAGTACGTGCCGCAGCAGCGGCTCGAGGGCGGCGATATCGGTCAGGCCATCCGTATGCCGATCGCACAACGCCTGCCGGCCGCGAAGGCCCTGCCCGGTGCGCAGGGCGCATTCCTGCGCGATCATCTCGTCGACACCGCGCACTACACCCTCACCCTCGCGTCACAACTGGCGCACGACCTCGTCGCCATCGATCGCGCGATGGAGTGGGGCTATGGCTGGGAGGCCGGTCCCTTTCAGATCATGGATGCGCTGGGACTGGACTGGCTGCGTGAGGAGTTCCGCGCGCACGGGCTCGACATGCCCGCATTGCTCGAGCAGGCACAGGGCGCGTTCTACAAGAACGGCGAGTATCTCACGTTCGAGGGCACCTACGAGCCCGTGCCGCCCATTCCCGGACGCATCTCGCTGGCGGCGCTCGCGCAGAGCGGTCGGGTGCTCGAAGACAATGGCCTGTCGCGGCTCATCGATCTGGGCGACGGCGTGGCATGCTTCGAATTCCGCTCGAAGATGAACAGTCTGGGCAGCGGCGTGCTGGAAGGACTCGAGAAGGCGCTGCGCAAGATCGAGAAGCTGGGTTTCAACGGGCTCGTCATCGGCAACGAAGATCCGCGGGCGTTCAGCGTCGGTGCCGACCTGTCGCTCGTGTCGTTCGCGATTTCGGCTGGTGCATGGGACGACATCGCCGTCTCGTGCAAGGCGTTCCAGGATGCCGTGATGTCCATCCGTCGGGCGCCGTTCCCGGTGGTCGTGGCACCGGCAGGTATGACGCTGGGCGGCGGCACCGAGTTCACATTGCACGCCGATGCGGTGCAGGCCCATGCGGAGACGTACATGGGACTCGTGGAAGCGGGTGTGGGTCTCATTCCCGGCGGCGGTGGCACCAAGGAACTGCTGGTGCGTTTCACCGGTGAGCTGCAGCAATACGAGGAAGTCGATCTCTTCGCAGCGGTGAAGAAGGCGTTCAAGCTCATCGCGTTCGCCACCACCAGCACGTCGGCACCGGACGCGCGTGCCCTCGGTTTCCTCAACGCGCGCGACCGCATCAGCATGAATCGCGATCATCAGATCGCCGACGCAAAACGCCGGGTGCTCGATCTCGCACCGGGATATCTGCCGCCCATCGAACGCACGGTGCGCGCACTGGGTCGCGAGGGGCTGGGCAATCTCGAATATGCCCTCTGGGCCGCGCGCGAAGCCGGACAGGCCAGCGCGCACGATGTGCGGGTGGGCCGCGCCGCGGCGTACGTGTTGTGCGGCGGCGACGGCGCGGCGCGTGATGTGACCGAACAGGATCTGCTCGACCTCGAGCGCGAACAGTTCCTCAGTCTCCTGGGCACCAGGGAGACGCAGGAACGCATCGCCTACACCCTCAAGACCGGCAAACCGCTGCGCAACTGA
- a CDS encoding GNAT family N-acetyltransferase — MIVTRTYLSIARPDDLIAPRDAEAPLVLYRETPCTTVTWRALYAQIGGPWHWHDRDTWTDDVLQTHLDRASVRVFVVRLAHETGPAIARTTAGGMLELEQHADGSVEIVYLGLDRRLMGQGLGAWLVSGAVREAFAWGASHVWLHTCTLDAPAALPNYLARGFVITRTEQYEATLPD; from the coding sequence ATGATCGTCACGCGCACCTACCTCTCCATCGCGCGTCCCGATGACCTGATCGCGCCGCGCGACGCGGAGGCGCCGCTCGTTCTGTACCGGGAAACGCCGTGCACCACCGTGACCTGGCGCGCGTTGTACGCGCAGATCGGCGGACCATGGCACTGGCATGATCGTGACACATGGACCGACGACGTGCTCCAGACCCATCTCGATCGGGCATCGGTGCGCGTGTTCGTGGTGCGATTGGCGCACGAAACCGGACCGGCCATCGCACGGACCACTGCCGGCGGCATGCTCGAACTCGAGCAGCATGCCGACGGCAGTGTGGAGATCGTGTATCTCGGACTGGACCGGCGACTGATGGGACAGGGGCTGGGCGCCTGGCTCGTCAGCGGCGCCGTGCGCGAAGCCTTCGCGTGGGGTGCGTCGCACGTCTGGCTGCACACCTGCACGCTCGACGCACCCGCCGCGTTGCCCAACTATCTCGCGCGGGGCTTCGTGATCACCCGTACCGAGCAGTACGAAGCCACGTTGCCGGACTGA